A genomic segment from Actinoplanes sichuanensis encodes:
- a CDS encoding AraC family transcriptional regulator: protein MATVRAAGIRGFAEVIRELGADPVVFVRAAGLDPAVLDHDDLPIEQSRLATLLQVAAADLNCPDLGLRMAARHGLDTLGPLAVLLANCRTGADALATTQRYLTIHSDALHVDQIPDPDSRPGTIALRYRGHPPGPPPVQAMDAGIGFLHRALCLLFGGDYGLLEVRLSYRPTADAGRYRDFYRVPVRFGRPESLLRVPETLLARPITGAHEDLRVRAEAYLRTLLPDVDDMTGRIRTVIDGMLVFGAVPMEAVARTLALHPRTLQRRLAAQGTTFAHIVDNIRRDRARHYLTETTMPFGDVSARLGFAEQATFSRACHRWWGVPPRRVRAARRTD, encoded by the coding sequence ATGGCGACCGTACGAGCAGCCGGGATCCGCGGTTTCGCCGAGGTGATCCGCGAACTCGGCGCCGATCCGGTCGTGTTCGTGCGCGCGGCCGGCCTGGACCCGGCCGTCCTCGACCACGACGACCTGCCGATCGAACAATCCCGCCTGGCCACCCTCCTGCAGGTGGCCGCCGCCGACCTGAACTGCCCGGACCTGGGCCTACGGATGGCCGCCCGGCACGGCCTCGACACCCTCGGCCCACTCGCGGTGCTGCTGGCCAACTGCCGGACCGGCGCCGACGCCCTCGCCACCACCCAGCGCTACCTGACCATCCACAGCGACGCCCTGCACGTCGACCAGATCCCCGACCCGGACAGCCGGCCGGGCACCATCGCGCTGCGCTACCGGGGCCACCCGCCCGGCCCGCCTCCGGTGCAGGCCATGGACGCCGGAATCGGATTCCTGCACCGGGCCCTGTGCCTGCTCTTCGGAGGCGACTACGGGCTGCTCGAGGTACGGCTGTCCTACCGGCCCACCGCGGACGCCGGTCGCTACCGGGACTTCTACCGGGTCCCGGTCCGGTTCGGCCGACCCGAATCGCTGCTCCGGGTACCGGAGACCCTGCTGGCCCGGCCGATCACCGGCGCCCACGAGGATCTCCGCGTCCGGGCCGAGGCCTACCTGCGCACCCTGCTGCCCGACGTCGACGACATGACCGGCCGGATCCGTACCGTCATCGACGGCATGCTGGTGTTCGGCGCGGTCCCGATGGAGGCCGTCGCCCGCACGCTGGCCCTGCATCCACGCACCCTGCAACGGCGCCTGGCCGCCCAGGGCACCACGTTCGCGCACATCGTCGACAACATCCGCCGGGACCGGGCACGCCACTACCTGACCGAGACCACCATGCCGTTCGGCGACGTCTCGGCCCGCCTCGGTTTCGCCGAACAGGCGACCTTCAGCCGGGCCTGCCACCGCTGGTGGGGCGTCCCACCCCGCCGGGTCCGGGCCGCCCGGCGCACCGACTGA
- a CDS encoding pyridoxal-phosphate dependent enzyme → MTVTLQDVRDAADRIEGVAHRTPVIRSRTLDGLVGARVFLKAENLQRGGAFKFRGAYNAVSRLSPEQLARGIVAFSSGNHAQAAALAARELGSSAVIVMPTDSPAAKLDAVAGYGAEIVTYDRYTEDRAAIASKLGEERGLALIPPYDHADIVAGQGTATLELLAETGELDAIVVPISGGGLIAGSAIVAKGLFPGIRVVGVEPETADDTRQSLAAGHPVRIEQPRTIADGLANPVPGDLTFAINRELVDEIVVVGDDEMVDAMRFAVDRLKLVLEPSGATGLAALLTGRVAPVPGRVGVILSGGNVGAARLAELLA, encoded by the coding sequence ATGACGGTGACTTTGCAGGATGTCCGGGACGCAGCCGACCGTATCGAGGGAGTCGCCCACCGTACCCCGGTGATCCGCTCCCGGACCCTGGACGGCCTGGTCGGCGCACGGGTCTTCCTGAAGGCGGAGAATCTGCAACGGGGTGGCGCGTTCAAGTTCCGCGGCGCCTACAACGCGGTCTCGCGGCTCTCCCCCGAGCAGCTGGCCCGCGGGATCGTCGCCTTCTCGTCGGGCAATCACGCGCAGGCGGCCGCGCTCGCCGCCCGGGAGCTGGGCAGTTCGGCGGTGATCGTGATGCCGACCGACAGTCCGGCGGCGAAACTCGACGCGGTCGCCGGGTACGGCGCGGAGATCGTCACCTACGACCGTTACACCGAGGACCGGGCGGCGATCGCGAGCAAGCTCGGTGAGGAGCGGGGGCTGGCGTTGATCCCGCCGTACGATCACGCGGACATCGTGGCCGGCCAGGGCACCGCCACGCTGGAGCTGCTGGCCGAGACCGGTGAGCTGGACGCGATCGTGGTGCCGATCAGTGGCGGCGGGCTGATCGCCGGCAGTGCGATCGTCGCGAAGGGCCTGTTTCCGGGCATCCGGGTGGTCGGGGTGGAGCCGGAGACGGCCGACGACACCCGGCAGTCGCTGGCCGCGGGGCATCCGGTGCGGATCGAGCAGCCGCGGACGATCGCCGACGGTCTGGCCAATCCGGTGCCCGGTGACCTGACCTTCGCGATCAACCGGGAGCTGGTCGACGAGATCGTGGTGGTCGGCGACGACGAGATGGTCGACGCGATGCGGTTCGCGGTCGACCGGCTCAAGCTGGTGCTGGAGCCGAGCGGGGCGACCGGCCTGGCCGCGCTGCTGACCGGTCGGGTCGCCCCGGTTCCGGGGCGGGTCGGCGTGATCCTGTCCGGCGG